GCGGACTTTGACGATAAAGATCGTATCTTATTAAAGAAAGGTAAGAAGAAATTCTGCCAGATCAAAGAAAAATAATTAAAAAATAAACAAGTAGGAATCCCGGAGAGTTGATACTCCGGGGTTCTTTTCAATATTCAAAAGGAAAATAAAAAAGAAATATTAGAAAGAGAATCAGAAAAAGAAAAGAGGAAGAGAACTTTGAAAACAAAATGCACAAGAGGAATCATATATTTTATCGGTTTGATCGTGCTTGCACTTGGAATTGTATTAAATACAAAAACATTGTTAGGAGTATCACCGATTATATCTATTCCATATAATATCTGTCATATCTGGCATTTAAACCTAGGAGCAATAACCTTTGTGTTTTACTGCTTTTGTGTGCTGATAGAGTCAATCTTAAAAGGAAAAGAATTTAAATTATATGAATTATTACAGATTCCAATGAGTCTTGTGACAAGTGTATTTATCAATATTTTTGACCAGTATTTAAATATTGTACCAGATACATTGGGACAGAAACTTCTAGTATTATTTTTTGCGATCGTTGTTACGGGAATCGGTGCAGCAACGATGGTTAATATGAAGCTTGTACCCAATCCTGCAGATGCACTTGCAGCGACGATCGGAGATAAACTTGGCAAAGGCATGGGGATTGGCAAAAATGTTTTTGATGTTACTTGTTTTTGTACGTCAGGAATCATTGGACTTGTATTTACAAGACATATCATAGGACTTGGAATTGGAACTGTACTGGCAGTTATTTTTACAGGAAGAGTCATTGCAGTTTATAATTATTTCCTAAAACATCCAATGCAGAATCTTGCAGGAATCACTGCAGAATTATAAGCCAGAGATAATGAAAGCCCTTTATGTTACAAAAAATATGTAGAAAATTGTCGGAATTTATGATTTGCACTGTTTCTATATGAAAAATATGCAATAATTATTGTAACAATTTTCCAAAAGGGATGGCAATATCGGGGAGAAAGATTAGTATGAAGGGGCTTATAACAATGTTAATATGGATAGGGGGAACACAGCTTATCGATCGTCATTGGATGTATGATCATTGCAGTGTTGATCTTATTCATTCAAATGATAAGTAAAAAGAATATAAGTACAATAGATAAAGTCAGTGTTACAGGGTACGATAAACTTGCGCTGGAGCAATTAGATCATCGGAAGGGTGAGGTGATGATCTTAATCCGCAGAACAGATCTTATGCCAGTATATGAGATTGGGAATCTGGAAGCAATGCTAGGAGTAAGTTTTACAAAGATACAAGAAGTCTGATGCTGATTTTTCAAAATGTGAAAGACAGCAGAAAGCGGGATAAAATCAGGAAAGGATATCAAGACTGGGAAGGGAAAGCTCCACTAGAAGAAGATATCTGTCTGAACAATAATGAATAGATACGAATGAGTGTCCAAAGAGTGCAGGATGATATTTACGACATGCTGTCTTTTTATCGTGCAACAAAATTTCATGAAAAGCTGGAACAATATGAACAACAGATTACAACATTGGAAGAAGAAAGCCGTTCTAAGACAACCTTTTTATCCAGAATGTCTCATGAAATCCGTACACCAATAAATGGAATTATGGGAATGCTTTCTTTTGCAGAGCAGGGATAAGAGAATGGTAAAAAACAAAGCAGGCTATGTATGTCTCATGATATCGATTGCAGCGATGCTGTTCTTTTTTGTGCATTTACATGCGTGATCTCCAGATCATTTTTGGAAGTTGATACCGTATGTAACTGATCAATCCCATGAATATTGTCTTTTAAAGCATTAATCTTATCTGAATCAAAAAAAGTAGTAGAGATTTTATAAATTGGCGTTTCACAGCCAAGCAGACTTTCTTTCCCTTCAAAAAAGCGAACTTTAGAAACCATCATTGCAAAGTCGTGCCAAGTACGGAAATATACTTTACCGTCTTGTTCAACGGCAGGAAACACTTCATTTTTATAATAAGATAATAACGTATTTTTATTAGTGATCGAGGTTTTTCCATATTCCGTTGCAATGTCAGCAAAAGCACCATGCCGTTCAAAAACAGTTAAGATCTGTTTTGCAATACTTTTTGGAAGCGAAGCGATATGAATTCCATGTTTCTGCAATTTTTTCACCGCATTGATCGTTCGGTCAGATATATATCCTTTGTCATTTAATAAAGTTCCATCCATATCGGATGCAAATAATCGTATCATGTTAAGTACTCCTTTCGTGTGTATAAGATGATAGTAACAGGGAAATACAAAATTTAAATGATATCTATGTTAAATTTCTGCAATGAAAACTATTTAGAAAAAAATCTAAATACTAATTGACTTTCAAGATATTTCATGCTATAAAGTAATTAGAAATATTTCTAAATAGCTACAGAAAGGATGAGAGTTATGGGATTTGCAGAGACATTTAAAGCTTTATCAGATCCAATACGAAGAGAGATTCTTATGATGCTGCGGGATGGAAGCATGTCGGCTGGAGAGATTGGATCTCATTTTGATATGACAGGTGCAACCATTTCTTATCATTTGAAGATTCTTAAAAAAGCAGAGCTGATCTTCGAGAAGAAAGAGAAAAATTATATTTACTACACGTTAAATACATCAGTTGTTGAGGAAGTTATGTTATGGTTGTCAGAATTGAAGGGAGGGAATCATGATGTTAAAGAAGAATAAGAAGTTTTTTATTGCAAGTTGTATTGTAATTTTATTACCAATGTTTGTTGGATTCTTATTATGGGATCAGTTGCCAGCACAGGTGGCAACACATTTTGGAAGAAACGGCGAGGCCGATCGATACAGCAGTAAATTATTTGCAGTAGCAGGAATTTATCTGTTTTTGCTGGCAGTGCATATTTTATGTAGTGTTATCACAGAATTTGATCCTAAGAAAAGGAATGTTGGGTCTAAGATTTATCATCTGATCCTATGTATCTGTCCGGTTGTATCACTTTGGTGTGGGGTAATGATCTATGGAAATGCATTAGGATATAAAGACGTGATCAATTTAAATCTGTGGACGAATGTTTTACTAGGAATAGTTCTGATCGTTGTTGGAAACTATCTTCCAAAGTGCAGACAGAACTATATGATTGGAATCAAACTTCCATGGACATTGGATAATGAAGAAAACTGGGATTACACACATCGAATGGCGGGAAAATGGTGGATCATCGGTGGAGTTTTGACGATTCTGCTTGGATTTCAGAAGTTTGTTGATCCAATTGGAGCAGCAGTAGGGATTATTTTGATCGTTACATTGATTCCTGCGATTGCTTCTTATATTTATTATAAGAAGCATAGAGTTATGTAAAAAAGCATTGTGGTAGATAAAAAAGAAATCAGATATTATAATAAAGTTAATTATCGGACAGAAGGGAGTGATCACATGCAACAAGTAATATCTGTAGGGAATCAGGATTTTAAATCAATCAGAGAAAGAGCAGGCAAAGTAATTCGGATATTAAAGTTATCATGGAAGATTTGTTTTATGGAAAGCAGATAGAAGAAAAACATTATGATGCACAATTGCTTGCAAAAGGAATGAAAAAAGAAAAGATCAGACATTATGGTTTTGCCTTTTGTGGAAAGAAAGTACTGATCGGAAAATAAGAAAAGATGTCATAATAGAATATGGCATCTTTTCTTTTACACAAAAAAGAAGTTTCAAATGAAAATAAAAATAATTATGAACCAAATCTATTGACATACAAACAAAAAAATGCTAACTTATAATTACAAACAAAACAAAAATAAGTTACGAACGAAACATTCTGAAAGGAGATACCATGAACAACACAGAACATTTCGGTAAATTAACAGAACGCATGCAGGCATTTCGTGAGGAAGTGCTCGATGCAAAACCATATATTGACGCACAGAGAGCCGTACTGGCAACAGAAGCTTATAAAGAAAACCAGAATCAGCCAAGAGTTATGGTAAGAGCTTTAATGCTACAGAAGATCTTAGAAGGAATGAGCATTTACATTGATGACAAATCCTTGATCGCAGGAAATCAGGCAACAAAGAACAAGAATGCTCCAATCTTCCCAGAATATACCATGGAATTTGTAATGAATGAATTAGATCTCTTTGAGAAACGCGACGGAGATGTTTTCTATATTACAGAAGAGACAAAAGAACAGTTAAGAGAGATTGCACCGTTCTGGGAGAATAACAATCTTCGTGCCAGAGGAGAAGCTTTACTTCCAGAAGAGGTAGATGTCTTTATGGAGACAGGTGTCTTTGGAATGGAAGGAAAATTAAATGCTGGAGATGCCCATCTGGCAGTGAATTACCAGAGAATCTTATCTGATGGATTGAAAGGATATGAAAAAAGAGTAAAAGAATTAAGAGCAGCATTAGATTTCACAGATCCAGAAAGCATTGATAAGAACGTATTTTATAAAGCAGTCTTAACAGTCATTGAAGCCGTTCGTGATTTTGCACAGCGTTATAGCAAACTTGCAAAAGAATTAGCAGACAAAGAAACAGATGCAAAACGTAAAGAAGAATTATTACAGATGAGCAAAA
The sequence above is drawn from the Anaerostipes hadrus ATCC 29173 = JCM 17467 genome and encodes:
- a CDS encoding YczE/YyaS/YitT family protein, whose protein sequence is MKTKCTRGIIYFIGLIVLALGIVLNTKTLLGVSPIISIPYNICHIWHLNLGAITFVFYCFCVLIESILKGKEFKLYELLQIPMSLVTSVFINIFDQYLNIVPDTLGQKLLVLFFAIVVTGIGAATMVNMKLVPNPADALAATIGDKLGKGMGIGKNVFDVTCFCTSGIIGLVFTRHIIGLGIGTVLAVIFTGRVIAVYNYFLKHPMQNLAGITAEL
- a CDS encoding histidine kinase dimerization/phospho-acceptor domain-containing protein translates to MSVQRVQDDIYDMLSFYRATKFHEKLEQYEQQITTLEEESRSKTTFLSRMSHEIRTPINGIMGMLSFAEQG
- a CDS encoding SdpI family protein, whose protein sequence is MMLKKNKKFFIASCIVILLPMFVGFLLWDQLPAQVATHFGRNGEADRYSSKLFAVAGIYLFLLAVHILCSVITEFDPKKRNVGSKIYHLILCICPVVSLWCGVMIYGNALGYKDVINLNLWTNVLLGIVLIVVGNYLPKCRQNYMIGIKLPWTLDNEENWDYTHRMAGKWWIIGGVLTILLGFQKFVDPIGAAVGIILIVTLIPAIASYIYYKKHRVM
- a CDS encoding autorepressor SdpR family transcription factor; translated protein: MGFAETFKALSDPIRREILMMLRDGSMSAGEIGSHFDMTGATISYHLKILKKAELIFEKKEKNYIYYTLNTSVVEEVMLWLSELKGGNHDVKEE
- a CDS encoding HAD hydrolase family protein; this encodes MIRLFASDMDGTLLNDKGYISDRTINAVKKLQKHGIHIASLPKSIAKQILTVFERHGAFADIATEYGKTSITNKNTLLSYYKNEVFPAVEQDGKVYFRTWHDFAMMVSKVRFFEGKESLLGCETPIYKISTTFFDSDKINALKDNIHGIDQLHTVSTSKNDLEITHVNAQKRTASLQSIS